A window of Cryptomeria japonica chromosome 3, Sugi_1.0, whole genome shotgun sequence contains these coding sequences:
- the LOC131074399 gene encoding uncharacterized protein LOC131074399 yields MVCEKCEKKLSKVIVPDKWKEGASNTSESGGRKVNENKLLSKKHRWTPYGTAKCTICKQQLHQEGKYCLSCAYKKGVCSMCGKQVLDTTSYKQSNV; encoded by the exons ATGGTCTGCGAGAAGT GCGAAAAGAAGCTGTCAAAGGTGATAGTACCAGACAAATGGAAAGAGGGTGCAAGCAACACTTCTGAAAGTGGGGGCCGTAAGGTCAACGAGAACAAGCTCTTGTCCAAGAAGCACAG GTGGACACCGTATGGGACAGCAAAATGCACCATATGCAAGCAGCAATTGCACCAAGAGGGCAAGTATTGCCTGTCTTGTGCCTACAAGAAAG GTGTCTGTTCTATGTGTGGAAAGCAAGTGCTTGATACCACCTCATACAAGCAGAGCAATGTATAA